In Isoptericola variabilis 225, the genomic window CGACACCCCCGGCCCGAACGCCATGAGCACCGCGGGGGAGCCGGGCGGGGCGTCGGTCGCCTCGAGCGTGCGCGCGAGCACGTGCAGCACCGACGCCGACGACAGGTTGCCGGCGTCGGCGAGGTGCTCGCGGCTGTGCCGCAGGTCCTCCTCGGCCAGGCCGAGCGCGTCGCGCACCGCGTCCAGGACGCGCGGCCCGCCCGCGTGCACCACCCACGTCGGCACGTCGGCCGGCGCCAGGCCGTGCTCGGCGAGCAGCCCCTTGACGTCGGCGAGCAGGTGGGAGCGCACGAGGTCCGGCAGCCGCGCCGACAGCACGATCGAGAACCCCGTGTCCCGCACGCGCCAGCCCAGGTCGTCCGCCGTGCCCGGGTACAGCTGCGAGCGCGTGTCCACCACCGACGCCGTCCGCCGCGGGGGAGCGACCGGCGGCCGCGCCAGCCGGTGCTCGTCCCCGACGAGCACCGCCGCGGCCCCGCCGTCGCCGAACAGGCCCGTGGCCACGAGGTTCGCCGTCGAGTCGTCCCGGTGCTGCAGCGTCAGCGAGCACAGCTCGACCGACAGCAGCAGCGCCACGTCGCGCGGCCGCCCCGCGAGCTGCTCGTGCACGCGCGCGAGACCCCCCGCCCCGCCCGCGCACCCCAGGCCGAACGACGGCGTGCGCCGCACGTCCGAGCGCAGCGGGAGCCGCCCGGCCACGAGCACGTCGAGCGACGGCGCCGCGACGCCGGTCACCGACGTCGTGAAGACCTGGTCGACGTCCGACGGCGCCAGCCCGGCCGCGTCGAGCGCCTCGCGCGCCGCACGCTCGGCCAGCCGGCTGCCGTGCTCGACGAACGCCGCGTTCGACGCCTCGAGCGAGCCCATCGACCCGTACTCCTCGAGCGGCAGCGCCAGGTGCCGCCGCCGCACGCCCGCGTTGCGGTGCAGCCGGTGCAGCAGCGCCGCCCGTCCCGGGTCGTCGGTCACGAGCGGCGCGAGGGTCCGCGCGATCGTCTCCTGCGGCTGCGCGATCGTCTCCTGCGGCTGCGGGTGCGCGCCCAGCACGGGGGCGACGGCGACGATCCGGGACACCCTGGCATCCTCACACCGACTCCCCGGACTTGCGCGCGCAGCGCCGCCGGCGCCGGGCTAGCGTCGGTCCATGGCCGGCCGCGACGCGCCTCCCCGCAGCCCCGGTGCCGGCGCGCGCCCCGTGGGCACGCTGCGCACCGTGCGCGGGCTCGTGCTCGCCAGCCACCCCGCACCCGCGGCCGTCGTCACCGCGCTGGCCGCCGCCATGGCCGCCGCGCTCGGGTCCGGCCCCGGGCGCACCGCGCTCGTGGCGCTCGCGGTCGGCACCGGGCAGCTGTCGGTCGGGTGGTCCAACGACTGGATCGACGCCGCCCGCGACCGCGCCGTCGGCCGCGCCGACAAGCCCGTCGTCGCCGGCCTGCTCACCGCCGCCACGCTGCGCCGCGGGGCGCTCGCGGCCCTCGTGGTGTGCGCCGCCGCGTCGCTCGCGACGGGACTGCTCCCCGGGCCCGTGCACCTGGCCGCCGTGGCCGGCGCGTGGGCGTACAACGCGCGGCTCAAGTCCACCGCGTGGTCGTGGGCGCCGTACGCCGTGTCGTTCGCGCTGCTGCTCGTCTTCGTCGTGCTCGCCGCCCCCGGCGGGCGCGCGCCCGCGCCCTGGGCGGCGGCCGCCGCGGCGCTGCTCGGCGTCGGCGCGCACGTCGCCAACACGCTGCCCGACCTCGACGACGACGCCGCGACCTGCGTGCGGGGCCTGCCGCACCGGCTCGGGCGCCGCACAGCGGGCGTGCTCGCGCCCGCGGTGCTGCTCGCCGCCGTGGCGGTCGTCGTCGCCGGGCCCGCGGGCCCTCCCGGCCCCCTGGCGCTCGGCTGCGGGGCGCTCGCGGCAGGTCTCGCGGTCGCCGCCGGGGCGGTCGCCGCCGCCCGGCCGCGCAGCCGGGCACCGTTCGCGCTCGGTCTCGCCGTCGCCGTGGTGTGCGTGGTCGCGCTGGCGCTCGCGGTGCCCGACGTCGCGGTGTGACGCCGGCGGCGTCGCGCGCGGCCGTCGTCAGCGCACGAGCCGCACCTCGACGAGCCCGTGCAGGGCGGGGTCGACGTGGGTCGCCCCGTCGGGCTCGAAGCCGTTGCGCCCGTAGAACGCGCGGGCCTTCGGGTTGTCGCGCGCGACCCACAGCTGCGCGGGCGTGCCGGGCGCCACGACGGCGTCGAGCAGCACCTGCCCGGTGCCGGTGCCGTGGTGCGCCGCCAGCACGTAGAGGGCGTAGAGCTGGTGGTCGCGCACCGGCGGGTGCTCGCCCACGGTGGTGCTCGCGCCCGCGATCGCGAACCCGACGATCTCGCCGTCGCGCTCGGCGACGGTCACGGGCACGCCGCCGTCGAGCCACCGTGCCCAGGTGGCGGCGCGGCGCTCGAGCGTGTCGGTGCGCCAGTGCTCGGCGGGCAGCAGGCCCGCGTACGTCTCGACCCACGCGGTGCGGTGCACCCACGCCAGGCGTGCGGCGTCGGCGGGCCGTGCGGGCCGCAGGGCCGGCGGGACAGCGGCGGTCATGGCCGGAGGGTACCCGGCGCGCTACCGTGTGCCCCACGACACGGGGTGCGCCCGCCGGGCGCTGAGATCACACCCGTCGAACCTGACTCAGCTCGTACTGACGGAGGGAATGTCGACCATGACGCTGCCCGCACCCGTACCGGTGTCCGTCCCGCTCCGGGCCCCGCGCGCCGTCCCGCGCGTCCTCGCGGTGGCCGGCTCCGACCCCAGCGGCGGGGCGGGGATCCAGGCCGACCTCAAGTCGATCGCCGCGCACGGCGGCTACGGCATGGCCGTGCTCACCGCGCTCACGGCGCAGAACACCCGCGGGGTGCGGGACGTGCACGTGCCGCCGCCGGGCTTCCTGCGCGCCCAGCTCGACGCGGTGAGCGACGACGTCGTGGTCGACGCCGTCAAGATCGGGATGCTCGGCGACGCGTGCGCGATCGCGGTGGTCGCCGACTGGCTCGCCGCCGCGCGGCGCGGCGACGCGCGGCCCGCGGTCGTGCTCGACCCGGTCATGGTCGCCACCAGCGGCGACCGCCTGCTCGACCCCGACGACGAGCAGGCGGTCCGCGCCATGCTGCCCCTGGCCGACGTCGTCACCCCGAACCTGCCCGAGCTCGCCGTGCTCGCGGGCGCCGAGCCGGCGCCGACGTGGGCCGCGGCGCTCGAGCAGGCGCGCGCCCTCGCGGCCGAGCACGGGGTGCTCGTGGTGGTCAAGGGCGGGCACCTGGCGGCCCTCGACGCCCCCGCCGCCCGCGTGCCCGACGCGCTCGTCGGCCCGCGCGGCGTCCTGGTCGAGCTCGACGGCGAGCGGGTGGCCACGACCACCACGCACGGCACCGGGTGCTCGCTGTCGAGCGCGCTGGCCACGTGCTTCGCCCGGCACCACGACTGGGAGCGTGCGCTGCGGGAGTCCAAGGAGTGGCTCACCGCCGCGATCCGCGCGGGCGCCGCGCTGGAGGTCGGGCAGGGCCACGGGCCCGTCGACCACCTCGTCGCGCTGCGCGGCACGGCGGCGACCGCGACCTGAACCGGTGCACATGGCGCGCCTCGGGCAACGAGCGCCGCGTGCGGTGCGAGAATGAGGGTGATGCCCGACACACCCAGCGACGGCTCGCGCCCCTCCGGTCCCGTCCCGTCACCCGCCGCGCCCGCCGGCTCGCACCTGTCGACGTTCGCCTCCGTGCGCCGCCTGTACCCCTACGTGCGGCCCGCGGTGCCGCGCCTGCTCGGCGGCTTCCTGTCCGCCCTCGGCGCGAGCCTCGCGGCGCTCGCCATCCCGCGCGTGCTGCAGGCCATGGTCGAGGGGCCCCTCACCGAGGGCGCCCGCACCCACGACGCCGGCGCGCTCGTCGGCCCGGTCCTGCTCGTCCTGGCCCTCGGCCTGCTCGAGGCCGGGCTCATCCTGCTGCGCCGCAACCTCGTCATGTACCCGGGCACGCGCGTCGAGGCGGAGATGCGGATGGCGCTGTTCCGCCACCTGCAGGACCTGCCCGTCGCGTTCCACGACCGCTGGCCCGGCGGGCAGCTGCTCAGCCGCATCATGGGCGACCTCGGCCTGCTGCGCCGCTGGCTCATCTTCGGCCTGCTGCAGCTCGTGGTCAGCGCGATCACGATCGTCGTCGGCGTCGGCATCCTGCTCGCCACGGCCGGCTGGCTCGGGCTGGTCTACCTCGCCGGCGCCGTCCCGGTGGCGATCATCGTGTTCCGGTTCTCGCGCCGCTACCGCGTCATCGCGCGGCTCTCGCAGGACCAGTCCGGCGACCTCGCCACCACCGTCGAGGAGTCCGTGCACGGCATCCGCGTCCTCAAGGCGTTCGGCCGCGGCCGGGACGCGCTCCAGACGTTCACCGGGCAGGCCGAGCAGCTGCGCCGCACCGAGATGCGCAAGGCCGGCAACCAGGCCACCGTGACGGCCGCGCTGCAGCTCATCCCCGAGCTGACCATCGCCGTGTGCCTCGTGCTCGGCGTCTGGCTCGCCGCGCAGGGCCAGG contains:
- a CDS encoding type III polyketide synthase gives rise to the protein MSRIVAVAPVLGAHPQPQETIAQPQETIARTLAPLVTDDPGRAALLHRLHRNAGVRRRHLALPLEEYGSMGSLEASNAAFVEHGSRLAERAAREALDAAGLAPSDVDQVFTTSVTGVAAPSLDVLVAGRLPLRSDVRRTPSFGLGCAGGAGGLARVHEQLAGRPRDVALLLSVELCSLTLQHRDDSTANLVATGLFGDGGAAAVLVGDEHRLARPPVAPPRRTASVVDTRSQLYPGTADDLGWRVRDTGFSIVLSARLPDLVRSHLLADVKGLLAEHGLAPADVPTWVVHAGGPRVLDAVRDALGLAEEDLRHSREHLADAGNLSSASVLHVLARTLEATDAPPGSPAVLMAFGPGVSTELVLLRLEGRC
- a CDS encoding UbiA family prenyltransferase produces the protein MAGRDAPPRSPGAGARPVGTLRTVRGLVLASHPAPAAVVTALAAAMAAALGSGPGRTALVALAVGTGQLSVGWSNDWIDAARDRAVGRADKPVVAGLLTAATLRRGALAALVVCAAASLATGLLPGPVHLAAVAGAWAYNARLKSTAWSWAPYAVSFALLLVFVVLAAPGGRAPAPWAAAAAALLGVGAHVANTLPDLDDDAATCVRGLPHRLGRRTAGVLAPAVLLAAVAVVVAGPAGPPGPLALGCGALAAGLAVAAGAVAAARPRSRAPFALGLAVAVVCVVALALAVPDVAV
- a CDS encoding GNAT family N-acetyltransferase — protein: MTAAVPPALRPARPADAARLAWVHRTAWVETYAGLLPAEHWRTDTLERRAATWARWLDGGVPVTVAERDGEIVGFAIAGASTTVGEHPPVRDHQLYALYVLAAHHGTGTGQVLLDAVVAPGTPAQLWVARDNPKARAFYGRNGFEPDGATHVDPALHGLVEVRLVR
- the thiD gene encoding bifunctional hydroxymethylpyrimidine kinase/phosphomethylpyrimidine kinase, whose protein sequence is MTLPAPVPVSVPLRAPRAVPRVLAVAGSDPSGGAGIQADLKSIAAHGGYGMAVLTALTAQNTRGVRDVHVPPPGFLRAQLDAVSDDVVVDAVKIGMLGDACAIAVVADWLAAARRGDARPAVVLDPVMVATSGDRLLDPDDEQAVRAMLPLADVVTPNLPELAVLAGAEPAPTWAAALEQARALAAEHGVLVVVKGGHLAALDAPAARVPDALVGPRGVLVELDGERVATTTTHGTGCSLSSALATCFARHHDWERALRESKEWLTAAIRAGAALEVGQGHGPVDHLVALRGTAATAT